The proteins below are encoded in one region of Podarcis raffonei isolate rPodRaf1 chromosome 8, rPodRaf1.pri, whole genome shotgun sequence:
- the SLC25A33 gene encoding solute carrier family 25 member 33 isoform X1 has translation MAGPTQEKSTLLHLFAGGCGGTVGAIFTCPLEVIKTRLQSSKLAFRTVYYPQVQLGTISGEGVVRQTSVSPGLIRVLKSILEKEGPRSLFRGLGPNLVGVAPSRAVYFACYSKAKQQFNNIFVPNSNIVHVCSAGSAAFITNSLMNPIWMVKTRMQLERRVRGSKQMNALQCARYVYQTEGVRGFYRGLTASYAGISETIICFAIYESLKKHVSEVRLAPSPAGGTERNSTSFFGLMVAAAISKGCASCIAYPHEVIRTRLREEGTKYKTFVQTARLVFREEGYLAFYRGLFAQLMRQIPNTAIVLSTYELIVYLLEDRVK, from the exons GTGTGGTGGGACAGTGGGCGCCATCTTCACCTGTCCGCTGGAAGTCATCAAGACGAGGCTCCAGTCTTCGAAACTGGCCTTCCGCACAGTCTACTACCCACAAGTCCAGCTGGGCACGATCAGTGGCGAAGGAGTGGTCCGTCAGACGTCTGTCTCCCCAGGCCTCATCCGGGTCCTGAA ATCCATTTTGGAAAAGGAGGGGCCACGGTCGCTGTTTCGTGGGCTGGGGCCCAACCTGGTTGGAGTTGCACCATCAAG GGCCGTCTATTTTGCCTGCTACTCCAAGGCCAAGCAGCAGTTCAATAACATCTTTGTGCCGAACAGCAACATcgtccatgtctgctcagcaggttctGCAG CCTTTATCACAAACTCGCTGATGAACCCCATATGGATGGTGAAAACCAGGATGCAGCTGGAAAGGAG AGTCAGAGGTTCAAAGCAAATGAACGCACTGCAATGTGCTCGCTATGTCTACCAGACAGAAGGAGTCCGCGGCTTCTATCGGGGCCTGACTGCCTCCTACGCTGGGATCTCTGAGACCATCATCTGCTTTGCTATTTATGAGAGCCTGAAGAAGCACGTGAGCGAGGTCCGGTTGGCCCCTTCTCCCGCTGGCGGGACAGAGCGGAACTCCACAAGTTTCTTTGGATTGATGGTCGCTGCTGCTATTTCTAAAGGCTGTGCGTCATGCATTGCTTACCCACATG AGGTTATACGGACAAGACTACGGGAGGAAGGCACCAAGTACAAGACGTTTGTCCAGACGGCGCGGCTGGTGTTTCGGGAAGAGGGCTACTTGGCCTTCTACAGAGGACTCTTTGCTCAGCTCATGCGGCAGATCCCAAACACGGCTATTGTCCTGTCTACCTACGAGTTAATAGTGTACCTGTTAGAAGACCGAGTTAAGTAG
- the SLC25A33 gene encoding solute carrier family 25 member 33 isoform X2: protein MFAFLDSRCGGTVGAIFTCPLEVIKTRLQSSKLAFRTVYYPQVQLGTISGEGVVRQTSVSPGLIRVLKSILEKEGPRSLFRGLGPNLVGVAPSRAVYFACYSKAKQQFNNIFVPNSNIVHVCSAGSAAFITNSLMNPIWMVKTRMQLERRVRGSKQMNALQCARYVYQTEGVRGFYRGLTASYAGISETIICFAIYESLKKHVSEVRLAPSPAGGTERNSTSFFGLMVAAAISKGCASCIAYPHEVIRTRLREEGTKYKTFVQTARLVFREEGYLAFYRGLFAQLMRQIPNTAIVLSTYELIVYLLEDRVK, encoded by the exons GTGTGGTGGGACAGTGGGCGCCATCTTCACCTGTCCGCTGGAAGTCATCAAGACGAGGCTCCAGTCTTCGAAACTGGCCTTCCGCACAGTCTACTACCCACAAGTCCAGCTGGGCACGATCAGTGGCGAAGGAGTGGTCCGTCAGACGTCTGTCTCCCCAGGCCTCATCCGGGTCCTGAA ATCCATTTTGGAAAAGGAGGGGCCACGGTCGCTGTTTCGTGGGCTGGGGCCCAACCTGGTTGGAGTTGCACCATCAAG GGCCGTCTATTTTGCCTGCTACTCCAAGGCCAAGCAGCAGTTCAATAACATCTTTGTGCCGAACAGCAACATcgtccatgtctgctcagcaggttctGCAG CCTTTATCACAAACTCGCTGATGAACCCCATATGGATGGTGAAAACCAGGATGCAGCTGGAAAGGAG AGTCAGAGGTTCAAAGCAAATGAACGCACTGCAATGTGCTCGCTATGTCTACCAGACAGAAGGAGTCCGCGGCTTCTATCGGGGCCTGACTGCCTCCTACGCTGGGATCTCTGAGACCATCATCTGCTTTGCTATTTATGAGAGCCTGAAGAAGCACGTGAGCGAGGTCCGGTTGGCCCCTTCTCCCGCTGGCGGGACAGAGCGGAACTCCACAAGTTTCTTTGGATTGATGGTCGCTGCTGCTATTTCTAAAGGCTGTGCGTCATGCATTGCTTACCCACATG AGGTTATACGGACAAGACTACGGGAGGAAGGCACCAAGTACAAGACGTTTGTCCAGACGGCGCGGCTGGTGTTTCGGGAAGAGGGCTACTTGGCCTTCTACAGAGGACTCTTTGCTCAGCTCATGCGGCAGATCCCAAACACGGCTATTGTCCTGTCTACCTACGAGTTAATAGTGTACCTGTTAGAAGACCGAGTTAAGTAG